The DNA region TTGTATTAATACTGTAAGAAAATTGTTAACCTTTTGTTCTGTAATTAAAATACAAGTTGTATGATTACTTAAAATGCCTATAGCCTCTTTCTTGCACAAAAACAAGAATTCCGACATTGGCTGTTatcttacatttgtttttctAACTTCTCTGATAAAAGTTCTTATTTGTCAGAGATGGTGTTTGGACTTTCTGCACGTGATTACAGCACTGTCGATATAGTTGCTTCATGGGCTAAGTAATGGTGTTAGAAGATAGCAATCGCCTGAAATAAACATTTGATATTGAGTGCTTATTCTCTTATTTCTTTATCATTTTCCAGCAAGAATTAGGCTGTCAATATTTCCTTGTTTAAAGATTCTCTCTGTCTTGAATTGCAGTTACATGATTTTTCCTCTATTTTGGAGTTCTAAATTACTTGCCCTTGTCCACAATCTATCACTCAAGAACCAACTGAGCTGTCGGTACTGGCAATTCCTAATTGGATTCCAGGTACTATAACTTTCTCCAATTCTCCCTTGTCCATATAGAGTTGACACTTGATAGTTCCTTTATTTTGGAGTTCTAGATTATTTGCCTTTGTACACAATCTATCACTTAagaaccaactgagctatcaGTATTGGCAGTTCCTAATTGGATTCTAGGTACTATAACTTTCTCCCTTAAGAACCACCAACTGAGCTGTCGGTACTGACAGTTCCTAATTGGATTCCAAGTACTATAACTTTCCTTCTTAGAAACTAACTGAACTGTCGGTACTATACTATAACTTCCCCTGGCCTATATAGAGTTGACACTTGACATGCAATGTATGCCGCATAATTAATGTATTCACTGTAGCAACGTTAGCGTAACGAAAGTGATGACTGCTTAAAGTCAAAAGTGATGAAATTTAGTTCCAGATAAGTACGTGATGAAAGTGGTTCCAGCATCAGTGACCACCATTATCTAGCGGTGGTGCAAGCTGAGCTCTATATTCAGACACGCACCCACTCTGATCACTAGATTACGGCCACGGCCGACGCAGGTTATAACATCATGAGcgttcattaattaattattcaattcgAATATTTAATATTCATTAGCTTTAACTAAAGGCTGATCACTTATCAGTTATCACATTCAATATTCATTAAGACTTGAAGGGATTGTCATATCCATAAACATTAGTATATTAGAGTTATGCTAACCAATGCTTTAGAGACATCTcttaaaataacatttaatgGTACTAGTTTTGACACGCGAATAAAAAGATAGTGGAGATACTCAGTTTGTAGGTAACctaaaacaaaagaataaaaaatatggTTGTTTGGTTCAAGAGATTTTGAGGGTAACTGTAATCATTTTTGGTCAAAAACTCAAAGTTTTGTAGTAAAACTCACTCTTTTCCCGCTATTCTCTCTTCTCCAAATCAACAACAAATCTTCAAACCTcacaaaaaagtgaaaaaccTTCCGAACTAAACAAAGAATGTAAGTCAAGATcatgtggtctagtggcaccaagttgcactctcatatgagggttgtgagtttgagtctcagtggaggcggtaATTAAtacagtactaaaaaaaaatgagataatttgaaccaaacattccataaatattataataataatacctgAGAAAATTCTTCATTACATCTCtcctaaaaatgaaaagaaaaaataaaacatatcaaatggcaacaaaaaaattatttttttctaaatttttacaATGAAACATGAAAATCTTTCTCATAATAGTTTATATTtcctttaataataaaatatggggAGTAGGAAGGCACAAATTTGGGTGACCTTTTGGCCTCCAGAAAAGCAGGATCACCACCACCATTGTTGCTACTTTGTCTTGGAAAGGACAATTGAGCACATGACAGTGTCCAAAAATAGGACTAGTCATATGAGTTATCTGAACTAAAAAACTGGACACCTATTACAGATTTAGGACTTATGAACTTCAAAAGATGCCTCTAATTAGATAATATTTTGTACTCCATCGCTTTAACTCGTGCCATACTTAAATGCCTTCCACGTGTTTGCATATCTTTTGTTGGTAGGTGGAATTGGATAGGCCCAGTGATGATATTATTGAACTGTGCATTGTATCAACATTAATACTTTCGTATAATTTATGGGCACAAACAactgtaattaatttttacaacaagtgttttaaaataacatttatttacatataatatatttaatgttttGCTCTAAATATTCTCTATGTCATGCAGGATTTTGGaatggaaagaaaaaataatgctATACAGATTTtcacttttacttttttttttttgttctataTCAATTTAATTCAGGAAAAAAAGGAGTAAAACATAACTTTTATTCCTTTTCATTTATTCTTCTAACGAGATCATAACACATAGTGAGAATTCTATTCTCTAGGACTAGGAGtatacttaataaaaaaaaattaaataagggattgttcttttttttaaattggtaaatgtacagggtctttctctccgtccgtttaccacgttcgctccgggagagagctcacttgccacttgagctaccccactgggttaaTAAGGGATTGTTCTAATAAATGAAAAGCCATACTTAAAACTTGTTTCCATCAATAGAGTGGGGCTAGGATCTGGTCCCTACCACGAACGTTAAGGATTTGTGTTTGGTGTTGAGTCTCAACCCTAGATTGACTTGATTTACCTCTTCACGAGTTTGCAACCGGAAACTTGGAttataaaagaatttttatttttttaaaaatcactttAAAGGAGAAGTTTTGCAACACCAATTATTGTGCTGTATGGTTGTagttcaaaaaaaatcaaaagtgcTATTTAGCTTATACATGGCATAAAGAAATTGAGAAAGGGACTGACAGATAAGTGGCATTTTGTCTTTTGCATAGTTGTAGTTGCCCCATAGGCTGGATAAGATCTTCCCACTAAAGCAATCCTCAATGCAGGATAGATGATGTGAAactgtctctcttctctttttaACCATTCTTGTTAGGTCATTCAACCATGAGCCCAATGCCAAATATAGATTACCTCAAGTAAAAATAGTGGGAATGTGGGATTGCAAATTTGACAGCAGTTAACTTCTCAATTTAAGAGATGAGAGCAAAGCAGAAATACTGCTTTCTTTGTAAATATGACTCTCTATCGTAGTCGTGATTTATATGTGATTGATGAATTCTTCTCGTCGAATATGTTTATCAGAAAACACAATGCATATCGGTGTTTTGAGAAAGTGGAAGGTGTCTGTTCGTTGCAAGTAGTGCtgttatttttagtattttctgtcatgatgataaaaataaaaataaataaataaataaataaatatatatatataaaatgaactcAAGTAAGAGCTAAAAAATTGAAGtcatttaaacaattaaacttGAGGTCTAATCTTTCCTGAGTTTCATCAAGAGATAATGTATAATCTTATCCCTAAAAAGTCATTAGTTATATGTATTGCACAAAATCTGGTTTCACATTGACTTTGCTGTTCTTCCTTGGGTTGCTCCTTGGAGTACTTGCTACTTGCTAGCCGTAAAATGTTATTGAACGCTCACCTTATCTATAATGCTTGGTCGGTAACAGCAAGATAAAATTCTACCAAAAAAGTAAAGGCAATGCCAAGATTAGAGTCATACCCATTGACTTGATGTTTCAACGAAGTGATTAGCCTTCTTCTTGGCCGGTTTTACCATTTCTACTTTGACTTTGAAATTCGAGAAAGTTATAAACTTTTGTCCTAGAAAAATAGTTAGTAGATAGAACATAATTCTTGTAAAGATTTATCTCATGTTCATTATcggaaatattaattttaagttaTCTTGTCACCTTAAAAGTTTTAAAGTTTTTATATACTTCTAGAAAGAAATAgactttaatttcaaaattttatcaaataatattgATTGAACTAGATAACATTCCCATCTGACTAGTGAGGTTGCTACCCATCACTGTCAAATATGAACATAGGTTATAGTCAAGCtattatgtttgtttatttatttatttattttaatactactgactctgttatcaTGTTTATtcgttcatacatactttctcaacttattgaaacacaaaaagtcaatgtCCACATTGGCGTTTgaagtttgaagtttgaacctATGACTTCTCATTTGAGGAAAGTCACAACTATGCCTCTTGATCACAAAGTTTTggctatatgtttattttttttttctttttaattgttgATGTATCATCATTTAAGTCAACTCCATTTTTTGTATAACATAATTAACATTGCTTAAtctttataaatttaactttaatttctcaTTTTTGTGTCTCAACAGTCATCACGAATgatttataacaatattaccgtTGATGAATATGTTACCCTGTATGAAATGAATACTAAATATCTAACAAAAAAATCTCAAAGAATATacaagaaaatattataaatgatttttaatgtttgtattaagttaaaaataataattttgttattaatacCACATGCAAATATGGTGTATATTAAAATTAGAAAGTGGCAATAATTGCtgcatttataataaaaaaatgataaatcaaCGCAATAAATATTAAAGCATACTAAATTAGGTTTGGCGGCTGTTACTATCTACCTACTACCTAGCCTttattcaagaaaaaaatatgTGGCCAGGTTTCTGTATAAAACCCAACTGTTTCACACTGATCCCATCGCCGTTGGAGTAGCCGTCCCGAATTGAATGCTCAAATTCTGCCGCTAATGGCTTATTGTATAGCATACATAATGTTATGGCTTGTATGTTCACATACAAAGTCTTCCCTActtcaataaaaaatgattgaaaCTGTTGATAAACGAGCAGCTTATATAAAACTATATAcaatcaaaaataataatttttaagttttaatttcaaatttaatagcTTATTATTATAGCTTCTATTAGGGAGACGGGTGGAGGAAGTAAATTACGGATGTGTCTGTCGTTAAATTCTTATACATTATTTCCACAACAAAGTCAGATCATTTTTTGGTAGATCAATTTTAATCggaaaaatgttcaaattagcTACCGGACTACACACAAAAGAATAATTGACCATCCAACTAAAAAAACTTATAATTAGATCACTAAACTGTCCAGAATTACATAATTCGACCAAAGTTGACATGTTTCTCATGTAATCGTTGACGTGACAGTCatcctattaaaaaaatactttaaaaattattttaataattgtaaatattaaaaaaataaaaataaaaaacctcaCTCCCTCGTCATCTTCATCTCTAGGCTAGAGACGAAGAAAATTCTTTGTACTTTGTGTGTAATTCtgtaattaatttgaatttttttttcatttttatataaataactaGAAGTGaaatttataaacatataacTTGAAAGAAACCCTTACATTTTCGTACCAAACTTGAACAATTAAACATGAAAGCTATTTAACTCAAAAGCTTGTGATAGTTAGTAAATGGTTCGTGTGTGTCATGATAAAAAAATTCTTGAATtagatttttttcaatttcaaattaaactttACGAGCACAACTCATCTCAAATTCGTTTGTCAGATTTCGAGACCTCGagttcaaactaaaaaaaaaaaaaaaaaaaaaaaacaacactgTATTTAACTTAGCTAAACTTTAAGTTGAACCAAATTTCAAACTTGTAATATTCAGACTCAAATCGActcaattattatatttcaaataCCAATGCGAAACCCACTACAGTGGTTAGTGGTTACCACACAGCAGTTTTACGTCGTGCGTACTTATGCCGGGTCACATTCCACCAATCTGATTAAAAACAAAGCCGCATCTCCACCGTCCATTCAGGGAGCACGTGGGCGGACCAGATCCTCCCACCTAGCTCGTTATCATTGGTTTTCCAGCGCACCAAACTCTCCGACTCCACCCTGATTGGCCCACGTTTCATTGCTCTGGGCCCCATGATCCCATTATTTAATTcgctttttatatataataatagaaagaTGGGCCTAAAATAAAATGTCGCGGTAAGACACTTGTAGCCTAGAAGTTCCCATACGCAGAGCCGTATAGCAGCAGCAAACATCTGAGAAGGagagaggaaaagaaaaaaacaaaaaacaaaaaaaggagaaaaaaagaaaatctaaaaaaaaaaggtaaaaatcaATGTATAAACAAATCTCTTCTAGCTTTCTGTTTTCGATGTAAATTTTCTGCTGAATACAGTAATATGCTTTCTGTTTATAGATAATTGGCCAATGATTAAGCTTGTTCTATGCTGTTCGCTTGATATTTCTGCACTGTCTTCGCTTCTGCTGAATTTTGGAcgtttttcttcaattttacgtcttattttttgagtttttcttcgtgtttttgttttttggattGTCGTCCGGTGGAGTTTTATCTGTTGAAATCGCCTAATGTTTTaagagttttttgtttttggttttagACTGGAAGGCTATGTGTCTGCATGTATGAATTTTGCGTGGAGTTAGTATTCTGGAATTAGTGCGGGAGGAGGAAAATGTGAGATGGATGTTTGCAAATGAACTGAAATGGAGTagaatttgatatatatttttttaaattttattgctCGGTATTTCGTATAGTATAATAATTGTATACGCATAGGCATAGGTATGACTGAGTAGGCTTGGTGAGCATGCATGAATCTAGTAGATGTCTGCGTGTGTGGTGTATGTAGAAATTATTTGTGTAAAGAGACGTTTTAGCAGAGAATTCAAGTATTAATTTAATCCGTCTTTGTTTTGTGATTGTGAAGATTGAAGAGTACAGTGTGAGGTTTGGAAATAAGCCTGGTGTGCTGTTATGTTATGGTAGTGAAATGGGGAGTAATTTGAACTTCGGTAATGAGCCGCCTGGGAGTGGCGGAGGTAGTGGTGGTGGGGGAAGGTTTCCGGGGAATTTTGGGCTAACAAGGCAGCCTTCAGTCTACTCATTAACTTTTGATGAGTTCCAGAGCAGCATGGGTGGGATTGGGAAGGATTTTGGGTCAATGAACATGGATGAGTTGCTGAAGAATATTTGGAGCGCAGAGGAGAATCAGACTATGGTACCCAGCAGTGGAGCACAAGAAGGGGGTGTGCCTGGCCCTGGGGGGTATCTGCAGAGACAAGGGTCCTTGACACTTCCAAGGACTCTGAGCCAGAAGACTGTTGATGAGGTCTGGAGGGATATGTCTAAGGTGTATGATATTGGGAAGGATGGAAGTGCTCTTGGGGCCTCAAATATTCCACAGAGGCAACCGACGTTAGGGGAGATAACGCTCGAGGAGTTCTTGGTTAGAGCAGGAGTTGTGAGAGAGGAGGCACAGTTGGCTGCTGGAAAGGCTGCTGAGAGTGCTGCTCTTTTTGGCGATTTAACGCACACTCTGAATAATTCTGGACTTGGATTTGGATTTCAGCAAGCTGGACAGAACACGGGATTGATGGTTAACAGGACCAATGAAAGTAAGAGTGTAATAGAAATCCAATCTCCTAGTATGCCACTGAATGTCAACGGCGCCAGATCTGCCCAGCCTCAGCTTGGGACAGCACACTTGCAGCAGAAACAACACCAGCAACCTCTATTCCCAAAGCAACCTGTTTTGCCGTATGCTGTTCCCATGGCAATCCCGAATACTAGCCCATTAGGTAGTAATGGAATAAGGGGTGTGGCTATGGGAACTTCTGATCCAGCAATGAATGGTAGTAATAATGCTGTAATGAATGGTAGTTTTGTTCAAAGCCCTGCATTGCATGGTGGTGGGATGGGTATGGTAGGCTTGGGAGCTGGAGGGGTTAGTGTTGCTACACGATCCCCTGCTGTTTCGTCAGATGGGTTTGCAAAGAGTAACGGTGATACATCTTCCGTGTCACCAGTTCCTTTTGTGTTCAATGGCAGTCTACGTGGCAGGAAATCTAGTGCAATTGAGAAGGTTGTTGAAAGAAGACAGAGGAGAATGATCAAAAATAGAGAGTCAGCTGCAAGATCAAGGGCTCGGAAGCAGGTACTGttacaaattttacaatattcTCTACTTCAAAACCCCTTAATATCATGCATAGACATACTCAGTTGATTTCTTCATCTTATTCACTTGTATTTTCCATAACAAATAGAAAGACGAGATTCAACTACTTGTCACCTTCTAAATTTTAGGGTAGTTAAGTTTTGCTTTTGTTATATGCGACTTGGTGCATCTCCAAACTCCTCACATTTTTGGATAC from Ipomoea triloba cultivar NCNSP0323 chromosome 6, ASM357664v1 includes:
- the LOC116022533 gene encoding ABSCISIC ACID-INSENSITIVE 5-like protein 5 isoform X1, with the translated sequence MGSNLNFGNEPPGSGGGSGGGGRFPGNFGLTRQPSVYSLTFDEFQSSMGGIGKDFGSMNMDELLKNIWSAEENQTMVPSSGAQEGGVPGPGGYLQRQGSLTLPRTLSQKTVDEVWRDMSKVYDIGKDGSALGASNIPQRQPTLGEITLEEFLVRAGVVREEAQLAAGKAAESAALFGDLTHTLNNSGLGFGFQQAGQNTGLMVNRTNESKSVIEIQSPSMPLNVNGARSAQPQLGTAHLQQKQHQQPLFPKQPVLPYAVPMAIPNTSPLGSNGIRGVAMGTSDPAMNGSNNAVMNGSFVQSPALHGGGMGMVGLGAGGVSVATRSPAVSSDGFAKSNGDTSSVSPVPFVFNGSLRGRKSSAIEKVVERRQRRMIKNRESAARSRARKQAYTMELEAEVAKLKEENEELQKKQAEIMEMQKNMALEMMNNIQQGAKRRCLRRTQTGLW
- the LOC116022533 gene encoding ABSCISIC ACID-INSENSITIVE 5-like protein 5 isoform X3; translated protein: MGSNLNFGNEPPGSGGGSGGGGRFPGNFGLTRQPSVYSLTFDEFQSSMGGIGKDFGSMNMDELLKNIWSAEENQTMVPSSGAQEGGVPGPGGYLQRQGSLTLPRTLSQKTVDEVWRDMSKVYDIGKDGSALGASNIPQRQPTLGEITLEEFLVRAGVVREEAQLAAGKAAESAALFGDLTHTLNNSGLGFGFQQAGQNTGLMVNRTNESKSVIEIQSPSMPLNVNGARSAQPQLGTAHLQQKQHQQPLFPKQPVLPYAVPMAIPNTSPLGSNGIRGVAMGTSDPAMNGSNNAVMNGSFVQSPALHGGGMGMVGLGAGGVSVATRSPAVSSDGFAKSNGDTSSVSPVPFVFNGSLRGRKSSAIEKVVERRQRRMIKNRESAARSRARKQHGW